From Harpia harpyja isolate bHarHar1 chromosome 19, bHarHar1 primary haplotype, whole genome shotgun sequence, one genomic window encodes:
- the TFEB gene encoding transcription factor EB yields MASRIGLRMELMKQQAQQEAERERVQQQMMMNYMQQQRMPVASTPAINTPVHYQSPPPVPGEVLKVQSYLENPTTYHLQKSRDKKVQAYLSETYGNKFAAHVSPVSHSPKPPPAASPGVRPSHVVSSSAGNSAPNSPMAMLNIGSNPEREFDEVIDDIMRLDDVLGYMNPEVHMPNTLPMSSSHMNVYSGDPQVTASLVGVTSSSCPADLTQKRELTDAESRALAKERQKKDNHNLIERRRRFNINDRIKELGMLIPKANDLDVRWNKGTILKASVDYIKRMQKDLQRSRDLENHSRRLEMTNKQLLLRIQELEMQARVHGLPTSSPSGVNVAELAQQVVKQEASGDEGTLEPLLPPPDPESQLQPALPPPPQSPYHQLDFTHSLSFDDGSRGFPDSLEPGHSASFPSLSKKELDLMLMQDTMLPLASDPLFSAMSPEASKASSRRSSFSMEDADML; encoded by the exons ATGGCGTCCCGCATCGGCCTGCGGATGGAGCTGATGAAGCAGCAAGCGCAGCAGGAGGCCGAGAGGGAACGCGTGCAGCAGCAGATGATGATGAACTACATGCAGCAGCAGCGGATGCCGGTGGCCTCCACCCCGGCCATCAACACCCCCGTCCACTACCAGTCCCCACCGCCTGTGCCCGGAGAGGTCCTCAAG GTTCAGTCCTACCTGGAGAACCCCACCACGTACCACCTCCAGAAGTCACGGGACAAGAAGGTTCAGGCTTATCTCTCTGAAACCTACGGGAACAAGTTTGCTGCCCACGTCAGCCCCGTCAGCCACTCGCCCAAGCCACCCCCCGCCGCGTCCCCCGGCGTCCGACCCAGCCACGTCGTGTCCTCCTCGGCGGGCAACAGCGCGCCCAACAGCCCCATGGCCATGCTCAACATCGGCTCCAACCCCGAGCGGGAG TTCGATGAGGTCATCGATGACATCATGCGCCTGGATGACGTTTTGGGCTATATGAACCCCGAAGTCCACATGCCCAACACG CTGCCGATGTCCAGCAGTCACATGAATGTCTATAGCGGGGACCCCCAGGTGACGGCCTCTCTCGTAGGTgtcaccagcagctcctgccccgcCGACCTCACCCAGAAGAGAGAGCTGACAG ACGCTGAGAGCCGAGCCCTGGCAAAAGAGCGCCAGAAGAAAGACAATCACAACCTGA TCGAGAGACGGCGAAGGTTTAACATCAACGACCGCATCAAAGAGTTGGGGATGCTGATCCCCAAAGCCAACGACCT GGACGTGCGCTGGAACAAAGGGACAATCCTGAAGGCATCTGTGGACTACATCAAGAGGATGCAGAAGGACTTGCAGAGGTCACGAGACCTGGAGAATCACTCACGGCGTCTGGAGATGACAAATAAGCAGCTGCTGCTCCGCATCCAG GAGCTGGAGATGCAGGCGCGCGTCCACGGGCTGCCCACCTCCTCGCCCTCGGGCGTCAACGTGGCCGAGCTGGCTCAGCAGGTGGTCAAGCAAGAAGCCAGCGGGGACGAGGGGACGCTGGAGCCGCTGCTGCCACCCCCGGACCCTGAATCGCAGCTGCAGCCGGCGCTGCCTCCACCACCCCAGTCTCCCTACCACCAGCTGGACTTTACCCACAGCCTGAGCTTCGACGATGGCTCCCGGGGCTTCCCGGACAGCCTGGAGCCCGGCCACAGTGCTTCCTTCCCATCCCTATccaagaaggagctggacttgaTGTTGATGCAGGACACCATGCTGCCCCTGGCCTCCGACCCCTTGTTCTCGGCCATGTCCCCGGAGGCCTCCAAGGCCAGCAGTCGCCGGAGCAGCTTCAGCATGGAGGATGCAGACATGCTGTGA